TGCCGAGGTCAGCGCGGGCAAGCGGCTCTACGGGCTCGTCGAGGGCGACCTCATGTGGGCCCACGACATCGCGGCGTTCGGTCACCCGATGCAGTCGTACGCGTCCGCCCGCCTCGTCCGCGACGAGTCCTGATGACTACGGGCACCGGGCCGGAGCTCGGGCAGGCCGTCACGGGGACGCCGGACACCCCGCTCGCCGAGGGCGCCGGGACGCTGACCGGGGCCGGTGGCGCCGTCGGGCACGGGATCACCGAGGGCGACGCGACCGCCGTCGTCGCCCCGCCCCGGCACACCTCGCCGCTGCTGCGCCGCCGCGGGGCCGTCGCCGGCGCCGGGCCGGACGCGGGCGTCGCGTGGCACTACGGGGACCCCACCGCCGAGCAGCGCGCGCTGACCCGCGGGGGAGCGGTCGTCGACCAGTCGCACCTCGGTGTGGTCCGCGTCGCCGGCCCGGACCGGCTCACGTGGCTGCACTCGATCACGTCGCAGCACCTCACCGGCCTCGCGCCCCGGACCTCGACCGAGCTGCTCGTGCTGAGCCCGCAGGGGCACGTCGAGCACGCCGCGGGCGTCGTCGACGACGGCGAGGCGACCTGGCTGGTCACCGAGGGCGCGCACGCCCCGACCCTCGCGGCGTGGCTGGACCGCATGCGCTTCACGCTGCGTGTCGAGGTCGCCGACGTGACCGACGACTGGGCCGCGATCGGCGAGCCGGTCTCCGCCGAGGGCGCCGAGGGCGAGCCGATCACCTGGCGCGACCCGTGGCCGCACACCGCCCCGGGCGGCACCCGCTACGGGCCCGACGACGCGCAGCACCCCGGGCTCGACCGCGCGTGGCGGCTCGTGCTCGTGCCGCGCGCCGAGCTCGCCGAGGCCGTCGCCGCGCGCGAGGCCGCCGGCTGGCCGCTCGTCGGCACGTGGGCCAGCGAGGCCGTGCGCGTCGAGGCGTGGCGCCCACGGCTCGGCCGTGAGGTCGACCACCGCTCGATCCCGCACGAGCTCGACTGGCTCCGCACCGCGGTGCACCTCGTCAAGGGCTGCTACCGCGGGCAGGAGACCGTCGCGCGCGTGCACAACCTCGGGCGGCCACCGCGCCGGCTCGTGATGCTGCACCTGGACGGGTCCGGTCACCTGCTGCCCGAGCCGGGTGCGGAGGTCCGCGAGCTCGGGGACCTCGCGAGCGGCGGGCAGGCCGGACGCGCGGTGGGTCACGTGACGAGCGTCGCGCGGCACCACGAGCTCGGCCCCGTCGCGCTCGCGGTCGTCAAGCGCTCGACCCCCGTCGACGCCCAGCTCGTCGTCGACTGCGACGGCGGCGCCGTCGCAGCCGGGCAGGAGGTCGTCGTCGCGGGTGAGGGGGTCTCGGCCGACCGGCCCGCCGCCCGCGGACCCCTGACGCGCGGCCTGGGGCAGCGCCCCAGCCTGTGACCGTCCGGGCGGTGGTGCGCGCGTGAGCGAGGCAGCCGCGCCGGACGAGCCGGGGCTCCGCCGCGCGGCTCGCGTGCTCGTCTCGGCGCGCGTGCGCCAGGGCCGGGCCCGCGTGCGGACGTCGTTCGTGCCGACGCTGCAGGCCGCCGTCGCCGCCGGGCTGTCGTGGGCGCTCGCGTACTACGTGCTCGGCCACGAGTTCCCGTTCTTCGCGCCGGTGTGCGCGTGGGTCGCGCTGGGCTTCAGCGCGGACCGCCAGGTGCGCCGCGTCGCGGAGCTCGCGGTCGGCGTCGCGATCGGCGTCGGGCTCGGGGACCTCGTCGTGCACGCCATCGGGAGCGGCTTCTGGCAGGTCGCGCTCGTGCTGTTCGTGTCCGC
The Cellulomonas sp. NS3 DNA segment above includes these coding regions:
- a CDS encoding YgfZ/GcvT domain-containing protein, encoding MTTGTGPELGQAVTGTPDTPLAEGAGTLTGAGGAVGHGITEGDATAVVAPPRHTSPLLRRRGAVAGAGPDAGVAWHYGDPTAEQRALTRGGAVVDQSHLGVVRVAGPDRLTWLHSITSQHLTGLAPRTSTELLVLSPQGHVEHAAGVVDDGEATWLVTEGAHAPTLAAWLDRMRFTLRVEVADVTDDWAAIGEPVSAEGAEGEPITWRDPWPHTAPGGTRYGPDDAQHPGLDRAWRLVLVPRAELAEAVAAREAAGWPLVGTWASEAVRVEAWRPRLGREVDHRSIPHELDWLRTAVHLVKGCYRGQETVARVHNLGRPPRRLVMLHLDGSGHLLPEPGAEVRELGDLASGGQAGRAVGHVTSVARHHELGPVALAVVKRSTPVDAQLVVDCDGGAVAAGQEVVVAGEGVSADRPAARGPLTRGLGQRPSL